In Crassostrea angulata isolate pt1a10 chromosome 6, ASM2561291v2, whole genome shotgun sequence, a genomic segment contains:
- the LOC128189175 gene encoding uncharacterized protein LOC128189175, which translates to MTVTGELAASIDTFCDSPKGNRACFFITILACFLHTFLSYGTDNWVELSEGPTESNQGLWNHCSKTISNTDITCSQSVTNFLEYSNQGVPAWLHATRFFQSAGLLMSLTSVVSSIFCTFVRKTFKKRDAQVAAAVMNFVAAGSMLIGSSIYGGQYRYVTWLKGFYLSWSFAFSILAGVAHLVAGSIYMFAPADLASIQPTSNQPHPPGANVNNHNACRAEPSAPPPDPAYYIPPPGGGYHPQYPPSSSTNPPYPPSNTSPQYPASTSQRHPLNSGQNPSSTQNAGNDTQNDNDTCVVCLDRRSAILLRPCNHFNLCEVCSRSLNQCPTCRGAIQDKIKPFR; encoded by the exons ATGACCGTGACGGGGGAACTAGCCGCTTCTATAGACACGTTCTGTGATTCGCCCAAAGGAAATCGAGCTTGCTTCTTTATCACAATCCTCGCATGCTTTCTCCATACCTTCCTGTCCTATGGCACAGACAACTGGGTGGAACTGTCAGAGGGACCAACAGAGAGCAACCAAGGACTCTGGAACCACTGTAGCAAGACCATCAGTAACACAGACATTACTTGCAGCCAATCAGTCACCAATTTTCTGGAGTATAGTAATCAAGGCGTACCAG CATGGCTTCATGCCACacgattttttcaaagtgctgGTCTCCTAATGTCTCTGACTTCTGTTGTGTCGTCAATTTTCTGTACGTTCGTTAGGAAAACCTTCAAAAAGAGGGACGCGCAAGTTGCTGCGGCGGTGATGAATTTTGTTGCAG CTGGCAGTATGTTAATAGGAAGCAGTATTTACGGTGGCCAATACCGATATGTAACTTGGCTGAAGGGCTTCTATCTGTCCTGGTCTTTTGCTTTCTCAATTTTAGCCGGAGTTGCTCATTTGGTCGCTGGATCTATATATATGTTTGCCCCTGCGGATTTAG CCTCCATTCAACCAACATCAAACCAACCTCATCCACCCGGTGCAAATGTGAACAACCATAATGCGTGTAGAGCAGAACCTTCAGCCCCTCCTCCTGATCCGGCTTACTATATTCCACCGCCTGGTGGTGGATATCATCCACAATATCCGCCCAGCAGCTCCACCAATCCACCATATCCTCCCAGCAACACCAGTCCACAATATCCTGCAAGCACCAGTCAACGACATCCACTGAACAGTGGTCAAAATCCCTCGTCCACCCAGAATGCTGGAAATGATACCCAAaacgacaacgatacctgcgTTGTTTGTTTGGACCGTCGTTCGGCAATTTTACTTCGACCATGCAATCATTTCAATTTATGTGAAGTATGTTCCAGGTCCCTGAATCAATGCCCAACATGCCGGGGTGCTATCcaagataaaataaaaccattccggtag